In the genome of Cryptomeria japonica unplaced genomic scaffold, Sugi_1.0 HiC_scaffold_469, whole genome shotgun sequence, one region contains:
- the LOC131871827 gene encoding G-type lectin S-receptor-like serine/threonine-protein kinase At2g19130, protein MALTLQKFLIIILSEILVAVLVALIFAFLFWQRRRLRPTQRHKLGSGGFGTVFKGTLPDVTLVAVKKLESSKQCEKQFRAEINSVGIINHANLVRLRGFCAQGSRRLLVYDYMPNGSLNSFLFTNNSKHQSKILDWRTRFEIALGTAKGLLYLHEQCSDRIIHGDIKPENILLDKDFTPKLGDFGLAKLVGRDFSKVVTATRGTRGYLAPEWLSGLPITPKVDVYSFGMTLLEIISGRRNLDLNVQESSRYYFPAWVKEQICERNMINIVDKRIASDADVEEVRRSALVSLLCIQNDEKARPNMAQVVLMLQGKTEPHASQIPSVTNQRVEDRRNTDGDGDYSDTDCIV, encoded by the exons ATGGCACTAACACTTCAGAAATTTCTGATTATAATTCTCTCGGAGATTCTTGTTGCTGTCCTTGTTGCTTTGATTTTTGCATTTCTATTCTGGCAGAGGCGTCGGCTAAGACCGACCCAGAG ACATAAGTTGGGGAGCGGCGGATTCGGCACAGTGTTCAAAGGAACTCTACCAGACGTTACGCTTGTAGCCGTAAAGAAACTGGAGAGTTCAAAGCAATGTGAAAAGCAATTCCGAGCGGAAATCAACTCTGTGGGAATCATAAATCATGCGAATTTGGTGAGGCTTAGAGGATTTTGTGCACAAGGATCGCGAAGGTTACTGGTTTATGATTACATGCCCAACGgctctctaaattcttttcttttcacCAATAATTCGAAACACCAATCGAAGATACTGGATTGGAGAACCCGATTTGAGATTGCATTGGGTACTGCAAAAGGATTACTTTATCTCCATGAGCAATGCAGCGATCGCATCATTCACGGCGACATAAAGCCCGAAAACATTCTGCTAGATAAGGATTTTACTCCCAAGTTGGGGGATTTTGGCTTAGCAAAGCTTGTGGGTAGAGATTTCAGCAAGGTGGTAACTGCTACGAGAGGAACGAGAGGATACTTGGCTCCTGAATGGCTCTCTGGCCTTCCCATCACTCCCAAGGTTGATGTCTACAGTTTCGGCATGACTCTCTTGGAAATTATATCTGGCCGGAGAAATCTGGACCTAAATGTGCAAGAATCAAGTAGGTACTACTTTCCAGCCTGGGTTAAAGAGCAAATTTGTGAGAGAAACATGATAAATATTGTGGATAAAAGGATTGCAAGTGATGCAGATGTGGAAGAGGTGAGAAGATCTGCCCTGGTAAGTTTGTTATGCATTCAAAATGATGAGAAGGCCAGACCGAACATGGCACAAGTGGTGCTGATGCTTCAAGGTAAGACAGAGCCTCACGCCTCACAGATTCCAAGCGTGACCAACCAGCGAGTAGAAGACCGACGGAACACTGATGGCGATGGCGATTATAGCGATACCGATTGCATTGTTTGA